A portion of the Oncorhynchus gorbuscha isolate QuinsamMale2020 ecotype Even-year linkage group LG19, OgorEven_v1.0, whole genome shotgun sequence genome contains these proteins:
- the LOC124005839 gene encoding mRNA decay activator protein ZFP36L1-like isoform X4, translated as MTSSHWGQNTEASLPSRLKMSFWAERSVSMVEPSTCTLGWASTEPKQPPASPTGGPVSGSPTSSRYKTELCRTFAESGICKYGGKCQFAHGFDEMRDLNRHPRYKTEPCRTFHTIGFCPYGIRCHFVHNNEDDLGPGPARPGPGPQTPRTRRPPLLRQSFSFGGFPSAPTQPLEHSLPHPFLLVPSVSPPTSSDITDLLSHTFSEVGCVFEPAHELQSQFLPSPDSGCSLCGLSPVPSQNPCTLSEGCSLQPSQSPPCGPALRARSLSYTSLSDHEGGCGSSASSLSGSDSSGPDGSGRRLPIFSQLSVPDEGFSSEFCSGTSFFL; from the coding sequence GGTGGAGCCCAGCACGTGCACCCTGGGCTGGGCCTCTACAGAGCCTAAACAGCCCCCAGCCTCCCCTACTGGTGGCCCTGTCTCTGGGTCTCCCACCTCCTCACGCTATAAGACTGAACTCTGCCGCACCTTTGCTGAGAGTGGCATCTGTAAGTACGGGGGGAAGTGCCAGTTTGCCCACGGCTTTGATGAGATGCGTGACCTCAACAGACACCCCAGGTACAAGACTGAGCCGTGTCGCACCTTCCACACCATTGGCTTCTGTCCTTACGGCATCCGCTGCCACTTTGTTCATAACAATGAGGACGACCTGGGCCCTGgtcctgccagacctgggcctgGTCCTCAAACCCCCCGAACCAGGCGACCCCCTCTACTTAGGCAGAGCTTCAGCTTCGGAGGTTTCCCCTCCGCCCCTACACAGCCCCTGGAgcactccctcccccaccccttccTCCTTGTGCCTTCAGTCTCCCCTCCCACCTCATCTGACATAACCGACCTGCTCTCCCACACCTTCTCTGAGGTGGGCTGTGTCTTTGAGCCGGCCCATGAACTCCAGTCTCAGTTTCTTCCCTCTCCTGACTCAGGCTGTTCCCTCTGTGGGCTGTCCCCTGTGCCTTCCCAGAACCCCTGTACCTTATCAGAGGGCTGCAGCCTGCAGCCGAGCCAGAGTCCCCCCTGTGGGCCTGCTCTCAGGGCCAGGAGCCTCTCCTATACCTCCCTGTCTGACCACGAGGGTGGGTGTGGCAGCTCAGCCAGCAGCCTCAGTGGGTCTGACTCCTCTGGTCCAGATGGGTCTGGTCGGCGGCTGCCTATCTTCAGCCAGCTCTCAGTGCCTGACGAGGGCTTCAGCAGCGAGTTCTGCAGCGGCACTAGCTTTTTCCTCTAG